From one Pedobacter faecalis genomic stretch:
- a CDS encoding gamma carbonic anhydrase family protein, with protein sequence MMTILPVKGIAPKWGSDCFIAPNATIVGEVVMGNSCSVWFNAVIRGDVNSITIGNETNIQDGAVIHATYLKAATTIGNRVSVGHNAIVHGCTLHDNILIGMGAIVMDHAVVEPYTIIAAGSVVLEGTHCEGGYIYAGTPAKKIKPITEEQRALLNRLPDNYIMYSSWFS encoded by the coding sequence ATTATGACGATATTACCAGTTAAAGGGATCGCTCCTAAATGGGGTTCCGATTGTTTCATTGCCCCGAATGCTACTATAGTAGGAGAGGTCGTCATGGGAAACAGTTGTTCTGTTTGGTTCAATGCTGTGATTAGGGGCGATGTAAACAGTATTACCATCGGCAACGAAACCAATATACAGGATGGCGCCGTCATACACGCTACCTACCTTAAAGCCGCCACAACCATCGGAAATCGCGTGTCTGTCGGACATAACGCCATCGTCCATGGCTGCACCTTGCACGACAATATCCTGATAGGTATGGGCGCAATAGTGATGGATCATGCTGTGGTCGAACCATACACGATTATCGCAGCTGGGAGCGTAGTACTGGAAGGCACGCACTGCGAAGGAGGATACATTTATGCAGGGACCCCTGCAAAAAAAATAAAGCCCATTACCGAAGAGCAAAGGGCTTTATTGAATAGATTGCCGGACAACTATATCATGTACTCCAGTTGGTTTAGTTAA
- the ybeY gene encoding rRNA maturation RNase YbeY yields MPKPAIFFFSEDLNFTLKNKTVIRSWLLDVIQAEGYVLSELNVIFCSDAYLLDINKRFLQHDTFTDVVTFDSSEEPKTIQGDIFISVDRIRENASTYKEPFLKELCRVMVHGTLHLLDYKDKSKTDKARMTAREDHYLAMLTLLR; encoded by the coding sequence ATGCCTAAGCCCGCTATTTTCTTTTTTTCGGAGGACCTGAATTTTACGCTTAAAAATAAGACCGTTATCCGGTCCTGGCTGCTTGATGTGATACAGGCAGAGGGTTATGTGTTAAGTGAATTGAACGTCATCTTTTGCAGCGACGCATATTTACTCGATATAAACAAGCGTTTTCTTCAGCACGACACGTTTACTGACGTGGTGACTTTCGATTCGTCTGAGGAGCCGAAAACGATTCAGGGCGACATTTTTATTAGCGTTGACCGGATCAGGGAAAATGCATCGACGTACAAAGAGCCTTTTTTAAAAGAGCTTTGCCGCGTGATGGTGCATGGCACCTTGCATCTGCTGGACTATAAAGATAAAAGCAAGACGGATAAAGCCAGGATGACTGCGAGAGAGGATCATTACCTGGCTATGTTAACCCTCCTGCGTTAA
- the mnmG gene encoding tRNA uridine-5-carboxymethylaminomethyl(34) synthesis enzyme MnmG, translating into MFKEYDVIVVGAGHAGCEAAAAAANLGSSVLLITMNMETIAQMSCNPAMGGVAKGQIVREIDAMGGYSGIISDKTTLQFRMLNLSKGPAMWSPRSQNDRKRFAEEWRLALERTPNVDFWQDMVSSLIVKNNTVIGVKTSIGSEIYGKAVVLTNGTFLNGKIHIGEKKFGGGRTGEKAATGLTEQLTELGFEAGRMKTGTPPRIDGRSLNYTVMEEQWGDENPGKFSYLDIPRSTEQRCCWITYTNSRVHETLKEGFEKSPMFTGRIKGLGPRYCPSIEDKINRFAERDRHQIFVEPEGWNTCEIYVNGFSTSLPEDVQYKALTQIPGFENAKMFRPGYAIEYDYFPPTQLDLTLETKLISNLFFAGQINGTTGYEEAASQGFIAGINAHLKINDAHELIMKRSESYIGVLIDDLVTKGTEEPYRMFTSRAEHRLLLRQDNADIRLSPIGYKLGLIDDERMERVNAKISDSDDIVAFTKAQSVERNEINALLEQMNTSPLTQNVKLFNLLTRPQLDINALRKAHPGLDEYLSKYSEETIQQAEIKIKYESYFQKEQEIVDKMQKMEDKDINPDFDYTKLVSLSKEAREKLLKIKPRTLGQASRISGVSPSDISVLMVHITK; encoded by the coding sequence ATGTTTAAAGAATACGATGTGATTGTGGTAGGTGCCGGACACGCCGGTTGTGAAGCTGCGGCAGCAGCGGCAAACTTGGGCTCGTCTGTATTGCTGATTACCATGAATATGGAAACCATTGCTCAAATGAGCTGCAACCCGGCTATGGGGGGCGTAGCCAAAGGTCAGATTGTGCGGGAGATTGATGCTATGGGAGGCTATTCTGGCATCATTAGCGACAAAACGACGCTCCAGTTTCGCATGCTCAACCTTTCTAAGGGTCCGGCAATGTGGAGTCCGAGGAGCCAGAACGACCGTAAGCGCTTTGCTGAAGAGTGGCGGCTTGCACTGGAACGCACGCCAAATGTCGACTTCTGGCAAGATATGGTATCCTCTCTAATCGTTAAAAACAATACTGTTATAGGCGTAAAAACTTCCATCGGAAGTGAGATATACGGAAAGGCAGTGGTGCTTACAAATGGTACTTTTTTGAATGGAAAGATTCATATTGGGGAGAAGAAATTTGGCGGAGGAAGAACAGGGGAAAAAGCCGCAACCGGGCTTACGGAACAACTCACCGAGCTCGGCTTTGAAGCAGGCAGGATGAAGACCGGTACACCTCCAAGAATCGATGGTCGCTCGCTAAACTACACCGTGATGGAGGAGCAGTGGGGGGATGAAAATCCAGGAAAATTCTCATATCTCGATATACCGCGATCGACCGAGCAACGCTGTTGCTGGATCACCTATACAAACAGCCGGGTTCACGAAACACTCAAAGAAGGTTTTGAAAAATCCCCAATGTTTACCGGACGGATTAAAGGATTAGGTCCCCGTTATTGCCCGTCCATAGAAGATAAAATAAACCGCTTTGCAGAGCGCGACAGGCACCAGATTTTCGTTGAGCCGGAAGGCTGGAATACCTGCGAAATTTATGTCAACGGTTTTTCTACATCCTTACCTGAAGATGTGCAGTACAAAGCGCTCACCCAGATACCGGGTTTTGAAAATGCAAAGATGTTTAGGCCAGGCTATGCGATTGAGTACGACTACTTCCCTCCTACCCAATTGGATTTAACACTGGAGACTAAATTGATCAGCAATCTGTTTTTCGCAGGACAGATTAACGGTACCACCGGTTATGAAGAAGCAGCGAGCCAGGGTTTCATTGCAGGAATAAACGCACATCTGAAAATTAACGATGCGCATGAATTGATTATGAAGCGCTCTGAATCTTACATAGGTGTACTCATCGACGACCTGGTTACCAAAGGCACGGAGGAACCTTACCGCATGTTTACGTCACGGGCAGAACACCGCTTGCTTTTACGCCAGGACAATGCTGATATTCGCTTGTCGCCAATTGGCTATAAGCTGGGGCTAATTGATGATGAACGCATGGAGCGCGTGAATGCCAAGATTTCTGACTCCGATGACATTGTCGCATTCACTAAAGCGCAGTCGGTAGAGCGCAATGAGATAAACGCTTTGCTGGAGCAGATGAATACCAGTCCCCTGACACAGAACGTTAAGCTCTTTAACTTACTAACCCGGCCACAACTTGACATTAACGCACTGAGGAAAGCACATCCCGGGTTAGACGAATATTTATCAAAGTATTCTGAAGAGACCATTCAGCAGGCTGAGATCAAGATCAAATATGAAAGCTACTTTCAGAAGGAGCAGGAAATAGTCGATAAAATGCAGAAGATGGAAGACAAAGACATTAATCCCGACTTTGACTATACAAAGCTCGTATCCTTGTCAAAAGAAGCCAGGGAAAAGCTTTTGAAGATTAAGCCCCGTACTTTGGGCCAGGCTTCAAGAATTTCAGGCGTTTCGCCCTCAGATATATCTGTTTTGATGGTGCATATCACAAAATAG
- a CDS encoding Ig-like domain-containing domain, whose protein sequence is MRNSEILFKTMITCMGVGLMYSCASIQQPQGGPRDETPPKVVRMLPEDKTVNFKSKEVIIEFDEYFKIQNEFKEFSVSPEMNVAPTLKRKQKSLHVVFADSALEANTTYTLNFGQAIADVNEGNAAKNLTYVFATGDKLDSLSIKGKVSSTQTGLPELDALVFLLPINRDTLLGKRRPSIYTYTDSSGNYSLNNLREDTYRIYALKEKNGDKIYQENVDDIAFLKDSIKLEGNLTDIDLNLFREDATQFRIVDKRIHNDGSISMIFNQKLKQPEIVVLDPPALDVSKKIRFNNAKDSLKIWLTDMSFDSTKISIKDQGKLLQTTTFNKGKNEKYTRTLVTTDNLEGGLLNPNKRLKLSFNLPIEKADVSKITLLEDSTEVSGLSIQKDSADFLSYYVIYPWKQKRQYDLNFADSAFTGLFNTNNKIFDKSFRLISKDEYGTLKVQIKTPEPDKQYILEIVDEGKRVINSLVVRQDTSVSYANYKGGKYFIRIVYDTNKNGVWDTGNVPQRRQPEKIWNEPKELSIRPLWERNEVITIPKE, encoded by the coding sequence ATGCGAAATTCAGAGATTCTGTTTAAAACCATGATCACATGCATGGGCGTTGGACTGATGTACAGTTGCGCGAGTATTCAGCAGCCCCAAGGTGGCCCCAGAGATGAGACGCCGCCTAAGGTTGTAAGGATGCTGCCCGAAGATAAGACCGTAAATTTCAAATCGAAGGAAGTCATCATTGAATTTGATGAATACTTTAAGATTCAAAATGAGTTCAAGGAATTCTCAGTATCGCCGGAAATGAACGTCGCCCCTACCCTGAAAAGAAAACAAAAATCTTTGCATGTGGTATTTGCCGACTCAGCGCTCGAAGCAAATACAACCTACACACTCAATTTCGGTCAGGCCATCGCTGACGTGAACGAAGGCAACGCTGCAAAAAATCTTACCTATGTCTTTGCCACGGGCGATAAACTTGATTCTTTAAGCATTAAAGGAAAGGTGAGCAGTACGCAGACTGGCTTGCCCGAACTAGATGCGCTGGTATTCCTGCTGCCGATAAACCGCGATACCTTACTTGGAAAGCGGAGGCCCTCTATTTATACGTATACGGACAGCAGCGGAAACTACAGCCTGAACAATTTAAGGGAAGATACGTACCGGATCTACGCCCTTAAAGAGAAAAACGGCGACAAAATCTATCAGGAGAATGTTGATGATATTGCGTTTCTGAAGGATTCGATCAAATTAGAGGGCAACCTAACCGATATAGATCTTAACCTGTTCAGGGAGGACGCTACGCAATTTCGCATCGTAGACAAGCGCATACATAACGATGGCAGCATATCCATGATTTTCAATCAGAAATTGAAACAACCGGAAATCGTTGTGCTGGATCCCCCGGCGCTCGATGTCAGCAAAAAAATCCGCTTTAATAATGCTAAAGATTCCTTAAAAATCTGGCTCACGGACATGAGTTTTGATTCCACAAAAATAAGCATCAAGGATCAGGGAAAGCTACTGCAAACAACTACTTTCAATAAAGGTAAAAACGAGAAGTATACCAGGACACTGGTAACAACAGACAACCTGGAAGGCGGCTTGCTTAATCCCAATAAGCGTTTGAAACTGTCTTTTAATCTTCCTATTGAAAAGGCTGATGTCTCAAAGATCACCCTTTTGGAAGATTCCACAGAAGTATCGGGACTGAGCATACAAAAAGATTCTGCCGACTTCCTGTCATATTATGTTATATATCCCTGGAAGCAAAAGCGGCAATATGACTTGAATTTCGCCGACAGCGCTTTTACAGGATTGTTTAATACCAACAATAAGATATTTGACAAGAGTTTCCGGTTGATCAGCAAGGATGAATACGGGACTTTAAAAGTCCAGATCAAAACACCAGAGCCCGACAAACAATATATTCTGGAGATTGTCGATGAAGGTAAAAGGGTAATCAATTCGCTGGTAGTAAGACAAGATACCTCGGTAAGTTATGCCAATTATAAGGGTGGAAAATACTTTATCCGTATTGTATATGACACCAACAAAAATGGTGTATGGGATACCGGGAACGTGCCGCAGAGGCGTCAGCCGGAAAAAATATGGAATGAACCTAAGGAACTTTCAATCAGACCTTTATGGGAAAGAAATGAAGTGATAACGATTCCGAAGGAATAA
- a CDS encoding ABC-F family ATP-binding cassette domain-containing protein gives MSTLIAAENLGHAYHEEWLFKNLTLGIQTGQRVALVGINGAGKSTLLKLLAERFLPLEGKIVKNKSVRIGFLDQEPSFPDGYSISDFIFSQENKQQQLIREYEELIEQEHPDENELNRLYGELSEHNAWEYEHEIKTILSRMGITQLQQKISTLSGGQKKRLALSKLLIEDPDIYVLDEPTNHLDIDTIEWLEKLLTSGNKTVLLVTHDRYFLDNVCNTIVELDRGKMYVYNGKYAYFLEKKSEREAADEATFQKNKNLLKKELEWMRRMPQARATKSQARIDAFYDLESKTKQRSDNQSITLNIKMARQGGKILELDHVGIAFEGKEIFRDFSYVFKKGDRIGLAGKNGTGKSTLLNIITGDLKPQQGTVSIGETTVYGYYKQGGLSFNDKDRVIDVVKSEAEYIQMANGQQISASQLLTLFLFPPKKQHGMVEKLSGGEKKRLHLMRVLMQNPNFLILDEPTNDLDIDTLNVLEEFLEAFQGVLILVSHDRYLLDKMSDQLFILEGNAEVKLYNGNYSDYRNSLEAATAKPELVKKAEVKEETQTPQKKRSYKEEKELNDIEKSIADREAQIASLTQLLAQIDASDYIALKEKSEDIERLKKELDTLTERWIELSDI, from the coding sequence TTGAGTACACTAATTGCAGCTGAAAACCTTGGCCATGCTTATCATGAGGAATGGCTTTTTAAGAATCTCACCCTGGGCATTCAAACCGGACAGCGCGTTGCGCTGGTCGGAATAAACGGTGCCGGTAAAAGTACTTTGCTGAAACTGCTTGCCGAACGCTTTCTTCCCCTGGAGGGCAAGATCGTTAAAAATAAAAGCGTGCGTATTGGTTTTCTTGATCAGGAGCCCTCCTTCCCTGACGGTTATTCGATCAGTGATTTTATATTTTCCCAGGAAAACAAACAGCAACAGTTGATCCGGGAATATGAGGAACTGATTGAACAGGAGCATCCCGATGAAAATGAACTGAACCGCCTGTACGGAGAGTTGAGTGAGCATAACGCCTGGGAATACGAGCATGAGATCAAAACGATCCTGAGCCGTATGGGCATTACGCAGCTTCAGCAGAAGATTTCTACGCTTTCGGGCGGACAGAAAAAGAGGCTGGCTTTGTCTAAACTGCTTATCGAAGATCCGGATATCTATGTGCTGGACGAACCGACCAACCACCTGGATATAGACACGATTGAATGGCTGGAGAAATTGCTTACCTCGGGCAACAAGACGGTATTGCTTGTGACACACGACAGGTATTTCCTGGATAATGTATGCAACACCATCGTGGAGCTGGACCGTGGAAAGATGTATGTATACAACGGTAAATACGCTTATTTCTTAGAGAAAAAATCGGAGCGTGAAGCTGCCGACGAGGCGACTTTCCAGAAGAATAAGAACCTCCTGAAAAAGGAATTGGAATGGATGCGCCGTATGCCTCAGGCAAGGGCCACGAAATCTCAGGCGAGAATAGATGCTTTCTACGATTTGGAATCTAAAACTAAACAAAGATCTGATAATCAAAGTATTACGCTCAATATCAAGATGGCCAGACAGGGCGGTAAGATTTTGGAGCTGGATCATGTAGGTATTGCCTTTGAAGGAAAGGAAATATTCCGTGACTTCTCTTATGTCTTTAAGAAGGGCGACCGGATTGGTTTGGCCGGAAAAAACGGGACTGGCAAGAGTACCTTACTTAATATCATTACAGGTGATCTGAAGCCGCAGCAGGGAACGGTTAGCATCGGCGAGACTACGGTTTATGGTTATTACAAACAAGGCGGACTAAGCTTCAACGATAAGGACCGGGTGATTGACGTGGTGAAGTCTGAAGCGGAATATATACAGATGGCGAACGGTCAGCAGATCTCCGCATCGCAGCTGCTGACCTTATTTCTCTTCCCCCCAAAGAAGCAGCATGGGATGGTTGAGAAACTGAGTGGTGGTGAAAAAAAGCGCTTACACCTGATGCGTGTGTTGATGCAAAACCCAAACTTCCTGATACTGGATGAGCCGACGAACGATCTTGACATTGATACGCTGAATGTGTTAGAGGAATTTCTGGAAGCATTTCAAGGGGTATTAATTCTGGTGTCGCACGACCGATATCTTCTGGATAAAATGAGCGATCAGCTGTTTATCCTGGAAGGCAATGCGGAGGTAAAATTGTACAATGGAAATTACTCTGATTACCGCAACAGTTTGGAAGCGGCGACAGCTAAACCTGAACTGGTAAAAAAAGCTGAAGTAAAGGAAGAAACGCAGACACCACAAAAGAAACGTTCCTACAAAGAGGAAAAAGAGCTCAACGATATAGAGAAAAGTATAGCCGACAGGGAAGCACAGATTGCATCTCTGACGCAACTTTTGGCTCAGATCGATGCATCCGATTACATAGCCTTGAAAGAGAAATCGGAAGACATCGAACGCCTGAAAAAGGAGCTCGACACGCTTACCGAACGGTGGATAGAACTATCCGATATTTAA
- a CDS encoding DUF4175 family protein, with amino-acid sequence MKSNYDLLVSKINEFIQKFYLNKLLRGSIYTSALMLSGYLCLFLFIYFTYPTVLVKTVLFFAYLGVSLTAIAFWIGKPALHYFRLGDNLSMEEAAVLIGDHFFHVRDKLLNTLQLKALADANPAQNALILAGIDQKIMELRPVPFSSAIRFKDNRKYLKYCLLPLAVIVLIGAVSPAILKEGTSGFIQYNREILPKAPFNFVVMNRSLQYTQGDDVTITLRLTGETLPQDVYIVDGKNTYKLIKADKTTFTHVFPNIQQSKQIFFSAGGFSSAGYLIEVRPRAALTGVSAALHFPAYLNRKTERINNAGDLTVPEGTKVTWNMQTVHAEELEFSLGNKVYSLRPQEDGFSYSATLSETTRYRIFPKNRATVSRDSLSNQILVMKDQYPAISVSGTLDSITQKAMYFVGSVSDDYGLSALHFKAEIRGAGSEKRLISKRLPLKPGQAGQSFTWLWNINDLALKPGERVSYLFEVTDNDGVNGGKKSRTDVRTFENPTAAEVSARIEAGSSALKGQMERAIKLAGELEKESKKLAGELLDKKQLGYEERKQVESLLNKRKELERSIEKMKLENEQNTLQKIENQALKEEMLEKQKQIDELFNQVLDDKTKSLLQKLQDMMDQRSKDQTRRDLSDMQMDNKALRNELDRILELYKQLEFEQKLEGAIDQLRELGKEQQALAEETRKNASDPAALKKKQQQLNEAVDKVKKDLAELEKKNEMLERPNSFNAPEEKMESVQKKQEEANKQLDRKARSEAAENQRKAAEEMNEMAKQMEEEKAKSEKEAESVNARDLRQLLENLLKTSFEQEKLMLDLKEMNVSDPRLRAAAQKQRVLKDYMKTVGDSLFSLSKRVPQIEHAVNEEMHKVNQNVDKSLEYLSDRNLFNAGRHQQQAMTAINNLTLMLNEALEQLQQSKSNAKSGRGQKNSMQQLRQMQQQLNENMQKAREQLQKGGGKGSVPKGQMSEEFGRMAQQQQMIREGLQKLNNEGKAKGAGGNMDKLIEEMKKTESDLVNKRLELEAMNRQRDLLVKMLELERAEKEQEEDSSRQSKAGKDFPPHYLRTLEKMEQERRPGTQWLDIMPAELNHYYKNSLAEYYKMLNLRP; translated from the coding sequence ATGAAGAGCAATTACGATCTTCTGGTATCTAAAATCAATGAGTTTATTCAAAAGTTTTACCTGAATAAACTGTTGCGCGGAAGCATTTATACCTCGGCACTCATGCTGAGCGGGTATTTATGCCTGTTCCTCTTCATCTATTTTACATATCCGACGGTTCTGGTCAAAACGGTATTGTTCTTTGCCTATCTGGGCGTTTCCCTTACAGCCATCGCGTTCTGGATCGGCAAACCTGCGCTTCATTATTTCAGGTTGGGCGACAACCTGAGTATGGAGGAAGCCGCCGTGCTTATTGGCGATCATTTCTTTCATGTGCGGGATAAGTTACTGAATACGCTTCAGTTGAAAGCGCTTGCAGATGCCAATCCGGCACAGAATGCCTTAATTCTGGCGGGTATCGACCAGAAGATCATGGAACTTCGTCCGGTGCCGTTCTCCAGTGCGATCCGGTTTAAAGACAACAGGAAATATTTGAAATATTGTCTGCTGCCGCTGGCCGTGATTGTACTCATTGGCGCTGTTTCTCCAGCCATACTGAAAGAGGGTACCTCGGGCTTCATACAGTATAACCGTGAAATCCTGCCTAAAGCCCCGTTTAATTTCGTGGTGATGAACAGGTCGCTCCAATACACGCAGGGCGACGATGTGACGATAACGCTAAGGCTGACCGGCGAGACGCTGCCCCAGGATGTGTATATCGTAGATGGCAAAAACACGTATAAACTGATAAAGGCGGACAAGACGACTTTTACGCACGTCTTTCCGAACATTCAGCAGAGCAAACAGATTTTCTTTTCGGCAGGCGGTTTTAGTTCTGCGGGCTACCTGATTGAGGTTAGGCCGCGTGCGGCGCTTACGGGGGTTAGCGCAGCGTTGCATTTCCCGGCCTATCTGAACAGGAAGACGGAAAGGATAAATAATGCGGGCGACTTGACGGTGCCGGAGGGTACTAAGGTTACGTGGAACATGCAGACCGTGCATGCGGAAGAACTGGAGTTCTCGCTGGGCAATAAGGTTTATAGCCTGCGTCCGCAGGAAGATGGGTTCAGCTACAGCGCAACGCTGAGTGAGACCACGCGGTACCGGATCTTTCCAAAGAACAGGGCTACTGTTTCACGTGATTCGTTGTCGAACCAGATCCTGGTGATGAAAGACCAGTATCCGGCGATCAGCGTGTCAGGCACACTGGATTCGATTACGCAGAAGGCCATGTACTTTGTGGGCAGCGTAAGCGACGATTATGGCTTATCGGCTCTTCACTTCAAAGCGGAAATACGGGGCGCTGGTTCCGAAAAGCGGCTGATCAGCAAAAGACTGCCTTTGAAGCCGGGGCAGGCGGGACAAAGTTTCACCTGGCTGTGGAACATCAATGATCTGGCGCTGAAGCCCGGGGAACGGGTGTCTTATCTTTTTGAGGTGACGGATAACGATGGCGTGAACGGCGGAAAGAAATCCCGTACGGATGTACGCACTTTCGAGAACCCTACGGCGGCGGAGGTTTCGGCCCGGATAGAAGCTGGAAGCTCGGCCTTGAAAGGACAGATGGAACGCGCCATTAAGCTAGCGGGCGAACTTGAAAAGGAAAGCAAGAAGCTTGCGGGCGAGCTCCTGGATAAGAAGCAGCTGGGTTATGAAGAGCGTAAACAGGTTGAGTCTTTGCTGAACAAGCGGAAGGAACTGGAGCGCAGCATAGAAAAGATGAAGCTTGAGAATGAGCAAAACACCTTGCAGAAGATAGAAAACCAGGCCCTGAAAGAGGAGATGCTTGAAAAGCAAAAGCAGATCGATGAGCTGTTTAACCAGGTGCTTGATGATAAAACGAAATCGCTGCTGCAAAAGTTGCAGGACATGATGGACCAGCGCAGCAAGGATCAAACCCGGCGCGATCTGTCGGACATGCAGATGGACAACAAAGCACTCCGTAACGAACTCGACCGCATTCTTGAGTTGTATAAACAGCTGGAATTTGAGCAGAAACTGGAAGGGGCAATCGATCAGCTTCGCGAACTGGGCAAGGAACAGCAGGCTCTTGCTGAAGAGACGCGTAAAAATGCATCTGATCCTGCCGCGTTGAAGAAAAAGCAACAACAGCTTAATGAGGCGGTCGACAAGGTTAAAAAGGACCTTGCCGAACTGGAAAAAAAGAATGAGATGCTGGAAAGGCCCAATTCTTTTAATGCTCCCGAGGAGAAAATGGAGTCGGTACAGAAAAAGCAGGAGGAGGCGAATAAACAGCTTGACCGCAAAGCGCGCAGCGAGGCCGCCGAAAATCAGCGCAAAGCGGCCGAAGAGATGAACGAAATGGCGAAGCAGATGGAAGAAGAAAAGGCGAAGTCGGAAAAGGAAGCGGAATCCGTGAATGCACGCGACTTGAGGCAGCTTCTGGAAAACCTGCTGAAGACTTCGTTTGAACAGGAAAAATTGATGCTCGACCTTAAGGAAATGAATGTTTCGGATCCGAGACTGCGTGCCGCGGCGCAAAAGCAACGCGTGCTTAAGGACTATATGAAGACGGTGGGCGACAGCCTCTTCTCGCTAAGTAAGCGGGTTCCGCAGATTGAACATGCCGTGAATGAGGAGATGCATAAGGTAAATCAGAACGTAGACAAAAGTCTGGAGTATCTTTCGGACCGTAATCTTTTTAACGCGGGCAGACATCAGCAGCAAGCCATGACGGCGATCAACAACCTAACGCTTATGCTGAACGAGGCCCTGGAGCAGTTGCAGCAGTCGAAAAGCAACGCTAAAAGCGGTCGCGGCCAGAAAAACAGCATGCAGCAACTCAGACAAATGCAGCAGCAGTTGAACGAGAACATGCAAAAGGCCCGGGAACAGTTGCAGAAAGGCGGCGGAAAGGGATCGGTACCTAAGGGACAGATGAGTGAGGAGTTTGGGCGGATGGCACAGCAGCAGCAGATGATCAGGGAGGGTTTGCAAAAGCTGAACAACGAGGGCAAGGCCAAAGGCGCCGGCGGCAATATGGACAAGCTGATCGAAGAAATGAAGAAGACGGAAAGTGATCTGGTGAATAAACGCCTGGAGCTTGAAGCCATGAACAGGCAGCGTGATCTGCTGGTGAAAATGCTGGAGCTGGAGAGGGCGGAAAAGGAACAGGAAGAGGACAGCAGCAGGCAGAGCAAGGCTGGTAAGGATTTCCCTCCGCACTACCTCCGCACGCTTGAGAAAATGGAACAGGAGCGGCGACCAGGGACGCAATGGCTGGATATTATGCCGGCGGAATTGAACCACTACTATAAAAACAGCTTAGCGGAGTATTATAAAATGCTAAATTTGAGGCCTTAA